The sequence CGCCATCATCGCCAAGACGGATGCCGGCACCGTGATCTGGCTGGCCGTGCTGATCGCCATCGTGGCCGTGGGCGAAGCCGGGGTGGGGCTGCTGACCCGCTGGCTGTCCTCGACCATCGGCGAAGGCGTCATCGTGGACCTGCGCACCCGGGTGTTCGACCACGTGCAGCGCATGCCCATTGCCTTCTTCACCCGCACCCGGACAGGAGCATTGGTCAGCCGCCTCAACAACGACGTCATCGGAGCGCAGTCCGCCTTTGCCGGCACGCTCTCCGGCGTGGTGAGCAACTCCGTGGCTCTGGCCCTGACCCTGGTCGTGATGCTCAACAAGTCCTGGCTGGTCACCGTGCTCGCCATGGTGCTGCTGCCGATCTTCCTGATCCCGGCCCGCCGCATGGGCTCCAAACTGGCGGACCTGCGCCGCGAAGCCGCTGCGCACAACGCGGCCATGGGCACCCAGATGACGGAGCGGTTCTCCGCGCCCGGCGCCACACTGGTGAAGCTGTTCGGCCGCCCGGATGAGGAATCCCGCGAGTTCGCCGCCCGCGCGGGCCGTGTCCGCGATATCGGCGTCCGCATGGCCATGCTGCAGTTCACGTTCGTCACGGCCCTGACGCTGGTGTCAGCGCTCGCGCTCGCGCTGGTTTACGGACTGGGCGGCTGGCTCGCCCTGGGCGGCCAGCTCGCGCCCGGGGACGTGGTGGTCCTTGCGCTGCTGCTGACGCGGCTCTATGCCCCGCTCACGGCGCTGTCCAACGCCCGCGTTGAAGTCATGAGCGCACTGGTCAGTTTTGAACGGGTCTTTGAGATCCTGGACCTGAAGCCGCTCATCCAGCAGAAACCGGACGCCGTGCCCGTTCCGGCCGGGCCCGTGTCCGTGGAGTTCGACAACGTCCGCTTCGCCTACCCCTCGGCGGACAAGGTCTCCCTGGCCTCCCTGGAGGAAGTCTCCACCCTTGACACCCGGGGCGGCGAGGAAGTGCTGCACGGCGTCAGCTTCCGGGTGGAACCAGGACAGACGGTGGCCCTGGTGGGCTCCTCCGGGGCCGGAAAGTCCACCATCGCCCAGTTGCTGTCGCGCCTTTACGACGTCGATTCGGGCGCCGTGCGTCTTGGCGGCACCGCGCCGGGGACGGGGCTGGACGTCCGGGACGCCACCTTCGATTCGCTGCGGGACACCCTGGGCATGGTCACCCAGGACGGCCACCTGTTCCACGAAACCATCGCCTCCAACCTCCGGCTGGCCCGGCCCGACGCCACGGACGAAGACATGTGGGACGTCCTGCGCCAGGCACGCCTCGAGACCATGATCAGGTCCCTGCCGGACGGCCTGGAGACCGTGGTGGGGGAGCGCGGGTACCGGCTTTCCGGCGGCGAACGCCAGCGCCTGACCATCGCCCGGCTCCTGATCGCCCAACCCCGGGTCGTCATCCTCGATGAGGCCACTGCTGCACTGGACTCCACGAACGAAGCCGCCGTGCAGGCAGCCCTGGGCGCCGCGCTCGAGGGCCGGACCGCCGTCGTGATTGCGCACCGGCTCTCCACCGTGCGCGCGGCGGACGCCATCCTGGTGGTGGAAGGCGGCCAAATCGTGGAACGGGGAACCCACACCGAACTGCTGGCGGCGGACGGCCGCTACGCCGAGCTGTACCGGACACAGTTTGCCGAGGCCACGGCTGTGGCGCAGGAGTCGGTCCCCGAGTTCTAGCGGTTCCTGGTCTCCCGCCGGTTCTCAGACTGCCCGCGCCGCCAGCAGGGGCAGGATGTGCTCAGTCAGCAGCGGCGCGAGGTCGTGGGGGAGGGCCGCGCCCGCCGGGGCGCTGATGTCCAGCCAGCGGATCTCCGCGATTTCAGCGGCGGGCGTGGCCTGCCATGTGCCCGGGGCGATGAAGACGGTAGCTTCGATGTCGGTGGCGGCCTCGTTCGCGGCGTCGGCGATCCACACCCCCATCAGTTCAAGCTCCTGCGGTCGGACCACGATCCCGACCTCCTCGGCGAGTTCCCTCGCAGCTGCCTGCACAGCGGTTTCGCCCGGCTCCGGCTTGCCTCCGGGATGCATGAACATGCCGGTCCCGCGCTTCCGAACGGTCAGGAGGCGCCCGGCGTCATCAAACACGCAGACAGCGGAGACCACGATCCGATCCTTCATTCGGTGATCCTTGCCAGGCGCGAGACGAGCAGCAAATCCTTGCGGGGACCGGTCACGTCCCAGCTGTAACTGAAGGCGTCCGGGCCCTGGCGTGTGTAGGAAACACGGTAGGTGTCGGGATCGCACCAGTGGCTGTCCTGGCTTGTACCGGGGGCGAAGCCCATGCGGTGGAACGGCCTGCCGTCGGGAAAGAATACGTCCAGCGCATCGGGCTGCGGCAGGGGTTTCAGGACGTACTCGCGGGAGGCGGGGCCCGTGAAAGTAGGCCACCGCATGGTGCCTTCCTCGCGAAGGGCCAGGCCGCCGTCGTCCGTGGGGGTGAAAATCGCGACGCCGGAAAAGGTCCCGCGGGTGCCGTCCGACCTGTCCAGGAGGTCCCGCTCCACCAGCCAGCGGCCCGGCTGCCCCGGCTGGCTTGTTGGGCGGCGGCCCAGGAGGTAGGCGCGGAGGCTTGGCTCCGGGGAAGGAGAGTTCAAGTGCCCTCGATTGGAATCGAACCAACGACACCGGCTTTAGGAGAGCCGTGCTCTATCCACTGAGCTACGAGGGCGCGCACCCGGGGGCCGGCGGGGCCGGTCCGTCCGGACACGGTTACAAGCATACAAGGTGCCGGGCCGTACTACGCTCAAGGCATGAGTCCAGCACCCACTGCCACTCCCGCCACTGCCGTCACCCCGAACGTGGCGTCCACCCGGCAGTACATCGGGGCGTGGGCGGTGTTGAGCGTGCTGCAGTATTTCGCCGCCGAGGCTGCCGTGGCCATGGCGTGGGCGGGACCCCGCCCGTACGACCTGCGGACGGGGTACATCAGCGACCTGGGGGCGCTCCACTGCGGCATCTATTCCGGACGGGATGTCTGCTCGCCCCTGAACTGGCTCATGAATGCCTCGTTCGTGGTCCAGGGCCTGGGACTGCTGGTGGGGGCGGTACTGCTGACCTCGGGCCTGCTGCGCGTGGCCGCGCGGCCTGGCACGCGGGTGGACTGGCGGCGCCGGGAGCCCTGGCTTGCGGCCTCCGCAGTCCGGCTGCTCACCGGAGCCGCCGGGGCGGGAACCGTGGTGGTGGGGCTGGTCCCGGAGGATACGGGCTCACCCTGGCACTACGCCGGCGCCATCACATATTTCATCTCCGGCGGGCTGGCATTGCTGGTGCTGGGCGTGCTGTGGCTTCGGAAGACCGGGATGGCGTGGTTCCTGCTGGTGTGCGGAGGCGTGTCGCTGGCGGCCACGGCCACGGGTGGACTGACCCGCATGGGGGTTCCCGAGCCTGGCACTTTGGAACGGCTGATGGGTTATCCGGTCACGGTGGGGATGGCCGCAGCGGGGCTGGTCATCGCCCAGCGGGTGCATCGGCACCGGATGCAGCGGCGGGCGGAGGCAGCTGCCGCAAAGGCAACTGCCGTTTAGGGCTCTTTCCTCTTCCTGCTGTTGAGGAACACCGCCGCGGCCCCGGCCAGGAGGCTCAGCACCAGAAGGACCCAGCCTGCAATGGTGAGGCCGGATGCCAGGGCCACCTGGCCGGCGTCGGGACCTTCAGTGCCCATCATGGCGTCGATGGCCACGTTGCCCCACAGCCGCACCACGACGAACAGCATGGGCAAAGCCCAGAGCGCCCAGCGCACCGCCTTCCGCGCCACGTTGGTCCCAATGAGCAGCAGCCACGTGAACCCGAAGATCAGCGGGAAGAGGGTGCCCGCGGTCTTGTGGACGTAGTTCAGCTGGCCCAGGGCGTCGCTGTTCATGACCCCCTGCAGCCGGCCGATGTAGCCGGGGTCAAAACCACCAACCAACGAATCAGGCATGGCCATTTCCTGGGAGAGCTGGGTGAGCTGGGACAGGGTCAGCAGGTGCAGGTACCAGAACAGGAACAGGCTGGCCACCACGCCGGCAATGACGATCAGGTTGCTGTTGCCCTGCGCCTTTTCCGGCGTGCGAGCAGTGGTGGGGTTGACCACCGGTGGCAGGTGATGTTGCGGCACCGCCGCGTTGGCGCCGTGCTTCTTGATCCGCTGGGCAGGGGTTTTGGCCATGCCACCATTATCCCGCCCCATAAACTGAACCCATGACCACTGGCCGACACAGCGCAGCTGTTCTTGACCCCTCATTGGACGACTACGAACTGGCCTCCGCGCTGGTCCGTGAAGCCGGACAGCTGGCGCTCCTCATGCGCATGGCCGGCCTGCAGTCTGAACAGAAGACCTCCGTCTCCGATGTGGTGACCGCGGCGGACCGCGCCGCGGAGGCTTATGTGCTGGAACAGCTCCAGCGCTGCCGGCCGGAGGACGGCATCCTGGGCGAGGAAGGCGCCTCCGTCCAGGGAACCAGCGGACGCACCTGGGTGATCGACCCCGTGGACGGCACCTACAACTTCCTGCACGGCTCCACCTACTGGTGCTCCGCCATCGCACTCAAGGACCACCGCGATGTGCTCCTGGGCGCCGTCTTCCAGCCTGAAGAGGACAAGCTGTGGCTTGGCGGGCATGACCGGCAGGCGACGCTCAACGGCGATCTGCTGACGACATTCACGGCGGACAGAGGCAGGCGCAACACCACCAGCGTTGCCGAACTTGGTGCGGCCACCTACATCCACCCCACATGGTTGATGGACCCCATGTGCGCCATGCCGTGGCACGCCGCGGCCACCTCCGCCGCATCCCTCCGCATGCTCGGATCCGGTTCCTGCGACCTGAGCCGGGTAGCCGACGGGCAGCTGGGGTGCTGGTACCAGCACAGCTGCCCGGAATGGGACTGGCTGCCGGGCAAGGCGATCGTCCTTGCGGCCGGCGGGGCCGTGGACACCGTCCACGTCAACGGGCTGGAGTGGTTCATCGCAGGAGGAACGACGGCGGTCCGCGAGCTGCGTGCGGCCCTCGAGTCAGGCTCGGTGGCCTAAGGCAATTGCCCGTGCACCGGGAGTAATCCACAGCCTGGAAGGCGTTGTCGGTCCCACCGCCTAGACTTGTAGGCACCATGGATATGTTGTTTGACCCGTACTCTGACGGACCGTTCAAGGCCGCTCCTGCCTCCACCGCCCGCACCAGGACGGAGCCTGAGGGCGTTGCCACCACGGCGGGGCCGGGCGGGATGCCGGATCCGCAGGATGGCGGTCTTCACCGCTCAGGCGGCTGGCAACAGTCCAGCCGGAACGCCGGTAACCGGCAGGACGACGGCCACCATGGCAGCCGCCGCCCGGATGCTGCCCAGCTGCTGGAAGGGCTGAACCCGCAGCAGGAGGAAGCGGTCAAGCACGGCGGATCCGCGCTGCTGATCGTCGCCGGCGCGGGCTCGGGCAAGACCCGCGTGCTCAGTAACAGGATCGCCTACCTGATCGCCACCGGCCGGGCGCACCACGGCGAAATCCTGGCCATTACCTTCACCAACAAGGCGGCCGCGGAAATGCGGGAGCGCATCGAGGCCCTGGTGGGCGGACGCGCCAAGATCATGTGGATCTCCACGTTCCACTCGTCCTGCGTGCGGATCCTGCGCCAGGAAGCGGCGAATGTCGGCCTCAAATCCAACTTCTCCATCTACGACTCCGCCGACTCCCTGCGCCTGGTTACCCAGGTTTCCAAGTCCCTTGACCTGGACCCCAAGAAGTTTGCGCCCAAGGCCATCCAGCACAAGATTTCCGCGTTGAAGAACGAGCTCATCGACGCCGACTCCTTTGCCTCGGAAGCCAACTACAACGACCCCTTCGAACACGCGGTGGCGGACGTCTACAAGGGCTATACCCAGCGCCTCCGGCAGGCCAACGCCATGGACTTCGACGACCTCATCGCCGAGACCGTCTACATGTTCCGCGCCTTCCCGGCCTTGGCAGAGTCATACCGCCGCCGGTTCCGCCACGTCCTGGTGGACGAATACCAGGACACCAACCATGCCCAATACGCCCTGGTCAGGGAGATCGTGGGCGAAGGCCCTGGCGCGTCGGAGCTTACCGTTGTGGGCGACTCGGACCAGTCCATCTACGCCTTCCGCGGCGCTGACATCCGGAACATCGTGGAGTTCGAAAAGGACTACCCCGAGGCCCGAACCATCAAACTGGAGCAGAATTACCGCTCTACCCAGAACATCCTGAGTGCCGCCAACTCGGTGATCTCGCGCAACCCCAACAGGCCCGAGAAAAGGCTGTGGACGGCTGAAGGCGAAGGCCACAAAATCATCGGCTACGTTGGCGAAAACGAACACGACGAAGCGCAGTTCATCGCCAAGGAGATCGACCGGCTCCAGGACGAGGAGAACCTCCGCCCGGGCGACGTCGCCATCTTCTACCGCACCAACGCCCAGTCCCGTTCCATCGAGGACGTGCTGGTGCGGGTGGGCCTGCCGTACAAAGTGGTGGGCGGCACACGTTTTTACGAGCGCAAGGAAATCAAGGACGCCCTCGCGTACCTGCGCGTCCTGGTGAACCCGGACGACGACGTCAACCTCCGCCGGGTGCTGAACGAACCCAAGCGGGGCATCGGGGACCGTGCCGAAGGCGCCGTGGCGGCCCTCGCCAGCCGCGAACGCACGTCCTTCATGGCAGCCGCCCGCCGCGCCGACCAGGCTCCGGGCATGGCCACCCGTTCGGTTAACGCCGTCCTGGGCTTCGTGAAAATGCTGGACGACCTCGCCGAGGTGGCCGCCGGGTCCGGCGCTGCCGCAGCACTCGAAGCGGTCCTTGAACAGACCGGCTACCTCGCGGCGCTGCGCTCCAGCACCGATCCGCAGGACGAGTCACGCGTGGAAAACCTCGCCGAGCTCGTGGCCGTGGTCCGCGAGTACGAGCAGGAGAATCCGGAGGGAAGCCTGGGTGCCTTCCTTGAACAGGTGTCCCTCGTGGCAGACGCCGACCAGATCCCGGACGCCCCCGGCGCGGACATTGACGCCGCCGTGGCCGAAGCCAAACGGCTTGGCGTGGTGACACTGATGACCCTGCACACGGCCAAGGGCCTGGAGTTTCCCGTGGTGTTCCTGACCGGCATGGAACACGGGCTCTTCCCGCACCAGCGCTCAGCCACCGACCCCAAGGAGCTCGCCGAGGAACGCCGGCTGGCCTACGTGGGGCTCACCCGTGCCCGGAAGCGGCTGTACGTGACCCGGTCCGAGGTACGCAGCATGTGGGGCCAGAGCCAGTACAACCCCGCCAGCCAGTTCCTCGAGGAAATCCCCGCAGAGCTCCTGGAATGGAAACGGGAGGGAACCAGCCGCCAGTCATGGGCCGGGGGTGGTTCGATTGGTTCGGGCCGGTACAGCGGGTCCTTCTGGGGCGCCGG comes from Pseudarthrobacter sp. NIBRBAC000502770 and encodes:
- a CDS encoding NUDIX domain-containing protein — encoded protein: MKDRIVVSAVCVFDDAGRLLTVRKRGTGMFMHPGGKPEPGETAVQAAARELAEEVGIVVRPQELELMGVWIADAANEAATDIEATVFIAPGTWQATPAAEIAEIRWLDISAPAGAALPHDLAPLLTEHILPLLAARAV
- a CDS encoding ABC transporter ATP-binding protein, with protein sequence MSMDRVAWSSLYNISTAKSGSKPFSKETLKRVLAFAAPHRGKLIAFVLSSIAAAFLAVATPVLAGQVVDAIIAKTDAGTVIWLAVLIAIVAVGEAGVGLLTRWLSSTIGEGVIVDLRTRVFDHVQRMPIAFFTRTRTGALVSRLNNDVIGAQSAFAGTLSGVVSNSVALALTLVVMLNKSWLVTVLAMVLLPIFLIPARRMGSKLADLRREAAAHNAAMGTQMTERFSAPGATLVKLFGRPDEESREFAARAGRVRDIGVRMAMLQFTFVTALTLVSALALALVYGLGGWLALGGQLAPGDVVVLALLLTRLYAPLTALSNARVEVMSALVSFERVFEILDLKPLIQQKPDAVPVPAGPVSVEFDNVRFAYPSADKVSLASLEEVSTLDTRGGEEVLHGVSFRVEPGQTVALVGSSGAGKSTIAQLLSRLYDVDSGAVRLGGTAPGTGLDVRDATFDSLRDTLGMVTQDGHLFHETIASNLRLARPDATDEDMWDVLRQARLETMIRSLPDGLETVVGERGYRLSGGERQRLTIARLLIAQPRVVILDEATAALDSTNEAAVQAALGAALEGRTAVVIAHRLSTVRAADAILVVEGGQIVERGTHTELLAADGRYAELYRTQFAEATAVAQESVPEF
- a CDS encoding DUF6314 family protein, whose amino-acid sequence is MNSPSPEPSLRAYLLGRRPTSQPGQPGRWLVERDLLDRSDGTRGTFSGVAIFTPTDDGGLALREEGTMRWPTFTGPASREYVLKPLPQPDALDVFFPDGRPFHRMGFAPGTSQDSHWCDPDTYRVSYTRQGPDAFSYSWDVTGPRKDLLLVSRLARITE
- a CDS encoding inositol monophosphatase; protein product: MTTGRHSAAVLDPSLDDYELASALVREAGQLALLMRMAGLQSEQKTSVSDVVTAADRAAEAYVLEQLQRCRPEDGILGEEGASVQGTSGRTWVIDPVDGTYNFLHGSTYWCSAIALKDHRDVLLGAVFQPEEDKLWLGGHDRQATLNGDLLTTFTADRGRRNTTSVAELGAATYIHPTWLMDPMCAMPWHAAATSAASLRMLGSGSCDLSRVADGQLGCWYQHSCPEWDWLPGKAIVLAAGGAVDTVHVNGLEWFIAGGTTAVRELRAALESGSVA
- the pcrA gene encoding DNA helicase PcrA; this encodes MLFDPYSDGPFKAAPASTARTRTEPEGVATTAGPGGMPDPQDGGLHRSGGWQQSSRNAGNRQDDGHHGSRRPDAAQLLEGLNPQQEEAVKHGGSALLIVAGAGSGKTRVLSNRIAYLIATGRAHHGEILAITFTNKAAAEMRERIEALVGGRAKIMWISTFHSSCVRILRQEAANVGLKSNFSIYDSADSLRLVTQVSKSLDLDPKKFAPKAIQHKISALKNELIDADSFASEANYNDPFEHAVADVYKGYTQRLRQANAMDFDDLIAETVYMFRAFPALAESYRRRFRHVLVDEYQDTNHAQYALVREIVGEGPGASELTVVGDSDQSIYAFRGADIRNIVEFEKDYPEARTIKLEQNYRSTQNILSAANSVISRNPNRPEKRLWTAEGEGHKIIGYVGENEHDEAQFIAKEIDRLQDEENLRPGDVAIFYRTNAQSRSIEDVLVRVGLPYKVVGGTRFYERKEIKDALAYLRVLVNPDDDVNLRRVLNEPKRGIGDRAEGAVAALASRERTSFMAAARRADQAPGMATRSVNAVLGFVKMLDDLAEVAAGSGAAAALEAVLEQTGYLAALRSSTDPQDESRVENLAELVAVVREYEQENPEGSLGAFLEQVSLVADADQIPDAPGADIDAAVAEAKRLGVVTLMTLHTAKGLEFPVVFLTGMEHGLFPHQRSATDPKELAEERRLAYVGLTRARKRLYVTRSEVRSMWGQSQYNPASQFLEEIPAELLEWKREGTSRQSWAGGGSIGSGRYSGSFWGAGTSRGAAADSSAGFNADVPAFLAKTRVQPQKEIIAVSVGDKVNHTSFGNGTVLALEGAGDKTVAKVKFDVGEKRLLLRYAPLTKLDA
- a CDS encoding DUF998 domain-containing protein, whose amino-acid sequence is MSPAPTATPATAVTPNVASTRQYIGAWAVLSVLQYFAAEAAVAMAWAGPRPYDLRTGYISDLGALHCGIYSGRDVCSPLNWLMNASFVVQGLGLLVGAVLLTSGLLRVAARPGTRVDWRRREPWLAASAVRLLTGAAGAGTVVVGLVPEDTGSPWHYAGAITYFISGGLALLVLGVLWLRKTGMAWFLLVCGGVSLAATATGGLTRMGVPEPGTLERLMGYPVTVGMAAAGLVIAQRVHRHRMQRRAEAAAAKATAV